In Cervus elaphus chromosome 5, mCerEla1.1, whole genome shotgun sequence, the following proteins share a genomic window:
- the CD300LF gene encoding CMRF35-like molecule 1 isoform X2: MYLPLLFCLFLPLSGSSAISGPRAVRGVEQASLTVPCRYDPWYESYPKWWCRGADWGSCRIMVKTTGSEKGVKKGRVSIRDNWKDRSFTVTMEKLRLDDSDTYWCGIEKVGIDLGNRVEVTIDPVPTTTPTTSTVTTKDIVRSSAETGHSSNNSTDGLGLSVLLPLIFAVLLLLCMVASLVAWRMAKRPKKASGTSPVQVRQPPGSDISYADLNLPQIEKPSVSSRKKASGRASSSPQAYSGDGDYANMADVFRDNIPYTPLTPRTSSLQAEVSKDSITYAALSLDALDEQPTYGNTGHLNGPPPSRILEEATEYSVIRKP, encoded by the exons ATGTACCTGCCGCTGTTGTTCTGCCTCTTCCTCCCGCTTTCAG GCTCATCTGCCATCTCGGGTCCCAGAGCAGTGAGAGGTGTGGAGCAGGCATCACTGACCGTGCCGTGTCGATACGACCCGTGGTATGAGTCCTACCCGAAGTGGTGGTGCCGGGGGGCCGACTGGGGCAGCTGTCGGATCATGGTTAAAACCACTGGATCAGAGAAGGGGGTGAAGAAGGGCCGCGTGTCCATCAGGGACAACTGGAAAGACCGCTCGTTCACCGTGACCATGGAGAAGCTCAGGCTAGACGATTCAGACACTTACTGGTGTGGGATTGAGAAAGTTGGAATTGACCTGGGGAACCGAGTAGAAGTGACCATTGACCCAG TGCCGACCACCACGCCCACCACCTCCACTGTCACCACAAAAGATATTGTTCGCTCCTCAGCTGAGACCGGCCACAGCTCCAACAACAG CACTGACGGCCTGGGGCTCAGTGTCCTCCTTCCTCTCATCTTTGCGGTGTTGCTGCTTCTCTGCATGGTGGCCTCGCTTGTGGCTTGGAGAATGGCGAAGAGACCGAAGAAAG ctTCTGGGACATCCCCAGTGCAG GTGCGTCAGCCCCCGGGGAGCGACATAAGCTATGCAGACCTGAACCTGCCACAGATTGAAAAGCCCTCTGTTTCCTCCCGGAAGAAGGCCTCTGGGAGGGCCTCCTCCTCGCCCCAGGCCTACTCGGGGGACGGGGACTATGCCAACATG GCTGACGTTTTCAGGGACAACATCCCTTACACCCCTCTAACCCCGAGGACATCCTCACTGCAGGCTGAGGTTTCCAAGGACAGCATCACCTACGCGGCTCTGTCTTTGGACGCCTTGGACGAACAGCCGACCTACGGCAACACGGGGCACCTCAACGGCCCCCCTCCCAGCAGGATCCTCGAGGAGGCCACGGAGTACAGCGTCATCAGAAAGCCTTAG
- the CD300LF gene encoding CMRF35-like molecule 1 isoform X3, whose product MYLPLLFCLFLPLSGSSAISGPRAVRGVEQASLTVPCRYDPWYESYPKWWCRGADWGSCRIMVKTTGSEKGVKKGRVSIRDNWKDRSFTVTMEKLRLDDSDTYWCGIEKVGIDLGNRVEVTIDPDIVRSSAETGHSSNNSTDGLGLSVLLPLIFAVLLLLCMVASLVAWRMAKRPKKASGTSPVQVRQPPGSDISYADLNLPQIEKPSVSSRKKASGRASSSPQAYSGDGDYANMADVFRDNIPYTPLTPRTSSLQAEVSKDSITYAALSLDALDEQPTYGNTGHLNGPPPSRILEEATEYSVIRKP is encoded by the exons ATGTACCTGCCGCTGTTGTTCTGCCTCTTCCTCCCGCTTTCAG GCTCATCTGCCATCTCGGGTCCCAGAGCAGTGAGAGGTGTGGAGCAGGCATCACTGACCGTGCCGTGTCGATACGACCCGTGGTATGAGTCCTACCCGAAGTGGTGGTGCCGGGGGGCCGACTGGGGCAGCTGTCGGATCATGGTTAAAACCACTGGATCAGAGAAGGGGGTGAAGAAGGGCCGCGTGTCCATCAGGGACAACTGGAAAGACCGCTCGTTCACCGTGACCATGGAGAAGCTCAGGCTAGACGATTCAGACACTTACTGGTGTGGGATTGAGAAAGTTGGAATTGACCTGGGGAACCGAGTAGAAGTGACCATTGACCCAG ATATTGTTCGCTCCTCAGCTGAGACCGGCCACAGCTCCAACAACAG CACTGACGGCCTGGGGCTCAGTGTCCTCCTTCCTCTCATCTTTGCGGTGTTGCTGCTTCTCTGCATGGTGGCCTCGCTTGTGGCTTGGAGAATGGCGAAGAGACCGAAGAAAG ctTCTGGGACATCCCCAGTGCAG GTGCGTCAGCCCCCGGGGAGCGACATAAGCTATGCAGACCTGAACCTGCCACAGATTGAAAAGCCCTCTGTTTCCTCCCGGAAGAAGGCCTCTGGGAGGGCCTCCTCCTCGCCCCAGGCCTACTCGGGGGACGGGGACTATGCCAACATG GCTGACGTTTTCAGGGACAACATCCCTTACACCCCTCTAACCCCGAGGACATCCTCACTGCAGGCTGAGGTTTCCAAGGACAGCATCACCTACGCGGCTCTGTCTTTGGACGCCTTGGACGAACAGCCGACCTACGGCAACACGGGGCACCTCAACGGCCCCCCTCCCAGCAGGATCCTCGAGGAGGCCACGGAGTACAGCGTCATCAGAAAGCCTTAG
- the CD300LF gene encoding CMRF35-like molecule 1 isoform X4, whose product MYLPLLFCLFLPLSGSSAISGPRAVRGVEQASLTVPCRYDPWYESYPKWWCRGADWGSCRIMVKTTGSEKGVKKGRVSIRDNWKDRSFTVTMEKLRLDDSDTYWCGIEKVGIDLGNRVEVTIDPAPTTVPTTTPTTSTVTTKDIVRSSAETGHSSNNSTDGLGLSVLLPLIFAVLLLLCMVASLVAWRMAKRPKKASGTSPVQVRQPPGSDISYADLNLPQIEKPSVSSRKKASGRASSSPQAYSGDGDYANMAEVSKDSITYAALSLDALDEQPTYGNTGHLNGPPPSRILEEATEYSVIRKP is encoded by the exons ATGTACCTGCCGCTGTTGTTCTGCCTCTTCCTCCCGCTTTCAG GCTCATCTGCCATCTCGGGTCCCAGAGCAGTGAGAGGTGTGGAGCAGGCATCACTGACCGTGCCGTGTCGATACGACCCGTGGTATGAGTCCTACCCGAAGTGGTGGTGCCGGGGGGCCGACTGGGGCAGCTGTCGGATCATGGTTAAAACCACTGGATCAGAGAAGGGGGTGAAGAAGGGCCGCGTGTCCATCAGGGACAACTGGAAAGACCGCTCGTTCACCGTGACCATGGAGAAGCTCAGGCTAGACGATTCAGACACTTACTGGTGTGGGATTGAGAAAGTTGGAATTGACCTGGGGAACCGAGTAGAAGTGACCATTGACCCAG CACCAACTACAGTGCCGACCACCACGCCCACCACCTCCACTGTCACCACAAAAGATATTGTTCGCTCCTCAGCTGAGACCGGCCACAGCTCCAACAACAG CACTGACGGCCTGGGGCTCAGTGTCCTCCTTCCTCTCATCTTTGCGGTGTTGCTGCTTCTCTGCATGGTGGCCTCGCTTGTGGCTTGGAGAATGGCGAAGAGACCGAAGAAAG ctTCTGGGACATCCCCAGTGCAG GTGCGTCAGCCCCCGGGGAGCGACATAAGCTATGCAGACCTGAACCTGCCACAGATTGAAAAGCCCTCTGTTTCCTCCCGGAAGAAGGCCTCTGGGAGGGCCTCCTCCTCGCCCCAGGCCTACTCGGGGGACGGGGACTATGCCAACATG GCTGAGGTTTCCAAGGACAGCATCACCTACGCGGCTCTGTCTTTGGACGCCTTGGACGAACAGCCGACCTACGGCAACACGGGGCACCTCAACGGCCCCCCTCCCAGCAGGATCCTCGAGGAGGCCACGGAGTACAGCGTCATCAGAAAGCCTTAG
- the CD300LF gene encoding CMRF35-like molecule 1 isoform X1 yields the protein MYLPLLFCLFLPLSGSSAISGPRAVRGVEQASLTVPCRYDPWYESYPKWWCRGADWGSCRIMVKTTGSEKGVKKGRVSIRDNWKDRSFTVTMEKLRLDDSDTYWCGIEKVGIDLGNRVEVTIDPAPTTVPTTTPTTSTVTTKDIVRSSAETGHSSNNSTDGLGLSVLLPLIFAVLLLLCMVASLVAWRMAKRPKKASGTSPVQVRQPPGSDISYADLNLPQIEKPSVSSRKKASGRASSSPQAYSGDGDYANMADVFRDNIPYTPLTPRTSSLQAEVSKDSITYAALSLDALDEQPTYGNTGHLNGPPPSRILEEATEYSVIRKP from the exons ATGTACCTGCCGCTGTTGTTCTGCCTCTTCCTCCCGCTTTCAG GCTCATCTGCCATCTCGGGTCCCAGAGCAGTGAGAGGTGTGGAGCAGGCATCACTGACCGTGCCGTGTCGATACGACCCGTGGTATGAGTCCTACCCGAAGTGGTGGTGCCGGGGGGCCGACTGGGGCAGCTGTCGGATCATGGTTAAAACCACTGGATCAGAGAAGGGGGTGAAGAAGGGCCGCGTGTCCATCAGGGACAACTGGAAAGACCGCTCGTTCACCGTGACCATGGAGAAGCTCAGGCTAGACGATTCAGACACTTACTGGTGTGGGATTGAGAAAGTTGGAATTGACCTGGGGAACCGAGTAGAAGTGACCATTGACCCAG CACCAACTACAGTGCCGACCACCACGCCCACCACCTCCACTGTCACCACAAAAGATATTGTTCGCTCCTCAGCTGAGACCGGCCACAGCTCCAACAACAG CACTGACGGCCTGGGGCTCAGTGTCCTCCTTCCTCTCATCTTTGCGGTGTTGCTGCTTCTCTGCATGGTGGCCTCGCTTGTGGCTTGGAGAATGGCGAAGAGACCGAAGAAAG ctTCTGGGACATCCCCAGTGCAG GTGCGTCAGCCCCCGGGGAGCGACATAAGCTATGCAGACCTGAACCTGCCACAGATTGAAAAGCCCTCTGTTTCCTCCCGGAAGAAGGCCTCTGGGAGGGCCTCCTCCTCGCCCCAGGCCTACTCGGGGGACGGGGACTATGCCAACATG GCTGACGTTTTCAGGGACAACATCCCTTACACCCCTCTAACCCCGAGGACATCCTCACTGCAGGCTGAGGTTTCCAAGGACAGCATCACCTACGCGGCTCTGTCTTTGGACGCCTTGGACGAACAGCCGACCTACGGCAACACGGGGCACCTCAACGGCCCCCCTCCCAGCAGGATCCTCGAGGAGGCCACGGAGTACAGCGTCATCAGAAAGCCTTAG
- the CD300LF gene encoding CMRF35-like molecule 1 isoform X5: MYLPLLFCLFLPLSGSSAISGPRAVRGVEQASLTVPCRYDPWYESYPKWWCRGADWGSCRIMVKTTGSEKGVKKGRVSIRDNWKDRSFTVTMEKLRLDDSDTYWCGIEKVGIDLGNRVEVTIDPAETGHSSNNSTDGLGLSVLLPLIFAVLLLLCMVASLVAWRMAKRPKKASGTSPVQVRQPPGSDISYADLNLPQIEKPSVSSRKKASGRASSSPQAYSGDGDYANMADVFRDNIPYTPLTPRTSSLQAEVSKDSITYAALSLDALDEQPTYGNTGHLNGPPPSRILEEATEYSVIRKP; the protein is encoded by the exons ATGTACCTGCCGCTGTTGTTCTGCCTCTTCCTCCCGCTTTCAG GCTCATCTGCCATCTCGGGTCCCAGAGCAGTGAGAGGTGTGGAGCAGGCATCACTGACCGTGCCGTGTCGATACGACCCGTGGTATGAGTCCTACCCGAAGTGGTGGTGCCGGGGGGCCGACTGGGGCAGCTGTCGGATCATGGTTAAAACCACTGGATCAGAGAAGGGGGTGAAGAAGGGCCGCGTGTCCATCAGGGACAACTGGAAAGACCGCTCGTTCACCGTGACCATGGAGAAGCTCAGGCTAGACGATTCAGACACTTACTGGTGTGGGATTGAGAAAGTTGGAATTGACCTGGGGAACCGAGTAGAAGTGACCATTGACCCAG CTGAGACCGGCCACAGCTCCAACAACAG CACTGACGGCCTGGGGCTCAGTGTCCTCCTTCCTCTCATCTTTGCGGTGTTGCTGCTTCTCTGCATGGTGGCCTCGCTTGTGGCTTGGAGAATGGCGAAGAGACCGAAGAAAG ctTCTGGGACATCCCCAGTGCAG GTGCGTCAGCCCCCGGGGAGCGACATAAGCTATGCAGACCTGAACCTGCCACAGATTGAAAAGCCCTCTGTTTCCTCCCGGAAGAAGGCCTCTGGGAGGGCCTCCTCCTCGCCCCAGGCCTACTCGGGGGACGGGGACTATGCCAACATG GCTGACGTTTTCAGGGACAACATCCCTTACACCCCTCTAACCCCGAGGACATCCTCACTGCAGGCTGAGGTTTCCAAGGACAGCATCACCTACGCGGCTCTGTCTTTGGACGCCTTGGACGAACAGCCGACCTACGGCAACACGGGGCACCTCAACGGCCCCCCTCCCAGCAGGATCCTCGAGGAGGCCACGGAGTACAGCGTCATCAGAAAGCCTTAG